The window AAATGCCACATTCACATCATGAAAGACAACATGGACATGAGCATGTTTGACCACAGTTCATATTTCCCGCTTATTATTTCGGGATTTACCGGAGGGAAAGCCGATCTCAGCCTTAGTCTGGCGCTTTCGGATTTCGGCATCCTGCCAAGGCCGGGCATTGATCCAGGAGAAGTGGAATACGACAACTCGGGAAACTGCTATATGAAAATGGCGGTAGGCGATCTCGACGCCTCAAAACTTCCTGTTGACGGGCTCTGTTTTATAAGTACTGCAGCCGGCTGAAAGAAAGGCGGCGGGACAGCCTGTCCTGCCGCCTTAAATATACAATTTTTGCTTAAGCCTTCTTCAAGGAATCCCGATATGTTTTTTATCCCATTTCCCAGGAGGCAAAGATGATCAAACTTTATAATAAGGACAACAACTCCTTCATTGGAACAATTACAGAAGAAGACCTTCTGCTGCTTGAAAAAGTTCTTGTTGAAGAATCCGAGACCGATACCGACTATTTTATAAATCCCGACACGATTGACCTGATTGAAGACAGCAATGCAAGTCCCGAACTCATATCTCTTCTGAGATCGGCGGTCGGACAAAGCGATGGAATAGAGATTTCATGGAAAAAGAGATAGTAGCCGACGAAACTTATAAGAAACTCGCATGCGTTCTGGATACGCTTCCCAACGGTTTTCCGGAAACCAAGAGCGGTGTTGAGATAAAACTGCTCAAAAAGATATTCACGCCTGAACAGGCAGGACTATTCTGCGAACTGAGGCTTACCATGGAGACGGCAGCTGAGATCGCCTCGCGTACAGGCCGAGACCTCTCGCAGACAAGCGAACTTCTTGAAACCATGAGGCGGGATGGCCAGGTCTTTTCAATTAATTTCGAAGACACAAGGTGGTACAAAATGATGCCCTGGGTCTTCGGTATCTTTGAATTCCAGCTGCACCGCCTTGATAAAGAGATGGCCGAGCTTGCGGATGAGTTCGAGGAATATTCGAAACAGTTCTTCTCAATAAGACCTCAGCTTATGCAGGTGCTTCCCGTAGAAGAAGATATCCCGTCTATACAGACTGCTCTTCCCTGGGAAAGGGTCTCCTCGATTATAGAACACGGCCAGTCATTCAGGATTATGGACTGCATCTGCAAAAAGAAGAAGTCGCTTCTGGGCAAGCCCTGCGACAGGACTGTCAGGGTATGCATGGCGATTGCACCGGTTCCCGGCATTTTTGAGAACGACGAGCAGGGAAGGGTAATCTCTCGTGAAGAGGCATATTCAATCTTGAAGAAATCAGAAGAGGAGGCGCTTGTCCACCTGACCGCCAACACACAGTTCGGACAGTTTTACATCTGCAACTGCTGTTCATGCTGCTGCGGAATTTTAGGTTCGATTGAGAGATACGGCATCCCGGCTTCATCCGTTGTCAATTCCCAGTATTATGCCGAGATTGACCAGGGCACCTGCACAGGGTGCGGCATTTGCGCTTCAGAGCGCTGTCAGGTGAGGGCTATTGAAGAAGGTGATTCCTTCAAGGTTATCAGGGACCGTTGCATCGGCTGCGGGCTTTGCATATCGACCTGTCCATCATTTGCAATAAAGCTTGTAAGAAAACCCGAAGTGGAAATAAGCATACCGCCCATTACTGAAAATGAATGGTTTGAAGAGCGCGGCAAAAACCGCGGGGTTGATTTCAGCAGATTTAAATAACGATAATCCCAGGTGGTCGTTTTTCAGTCAAAACTTGCTAAGGGTGGAATTGATAAACATACCTTATCGTCTATGGCTGCTTTACTTTAGATAAGCCCCAGTTTTTCAATGGTTCTTTTATCCGGTTTGCCGTCTTCATCAAAGCCTATATGCCTGTAGTAGGCTTTAATGAATGGAATAATATCGATTGTGACGTTTTTGTGCACGCCGTCTTTTCTGGGCGGGATGCCCAATGCGCGCATATTGACATCTATTTTCAAAGCGCCTTCGCGGTCATTGAACAGCTGACGCAGCGTCTGAATGCGCCAGCCTGTTTCAAGAAGCTCTTCGGGCGTGATATCCCAGCCGGTTATCGCGCTGAACATTTCCCATAATGGATACATGCCGCACCATACGCTGAATTCACAGAATCCCAGAGAGTTGAATGCCTGTTTGAATTTCACCGCCCGGGCCTGGCCTTCACCTTTTGCTTCCGGATCTTTTCCCGTCTTGAATTTTATGCCCTTTGCAAACCGGTTTGCTGAACCCATCAGAATAAAATCCACGCCACCTGCAGTATGACGGCCCGGGGTCGGGTCAGCCGCATAGGTCAGCATCAGTCCGGGCATCTTGCGTGCATCGTGCATGGGCAACTCCTGGCCCCCTGAGGTAACTGCAAATTCTTCGGAGCCGGCTATTATCTTTGACGCGGCCTTTGAACCATTTGCAAGCAGGTCACCGATACCTTCCCTGTTGACAATGAGCCTGAGCAGCGGAAGTATAGTCTCTGCTTTTCCCCATCCGGGAAGGAACCCTTCCGGGAAATCTCTGCACCTGAAATCCTCTTTTGCAAGCAGCCCTTTTTCCACACATTCAATTGTGTATGCAACAACACCTCCGGCTGATATGGAATCTACTCCCTCACGGTTCAGGTATTCGTTGATTTCCATAATTACTTTAAAGTCACTGTTAAGTATAAGTCCGCCGAATGCCGCTATTGTTTCATATTCAGGTCTGTGCGTCTCCTTTTCATGGTAGTGCAGTTGAGGCACGGTTAATATGGCACCGCACTGAACAGGGCACCCGAAGCATCCATATGCCTTTGTCCTGTACGGCAGGCTTGCATTCTTATTCAATTTCCTTGAAATCTTTTTTTTGAAATCTTTTACATCACCTGCATAATTTTTGATGGGGGTATCCCCGGTTTCATGGCTTATAACGGTCGCAAAGGGCGTCCCCCATCTGTGCAGGAAATATCTGAACAGAAGAGGTGCAAATGCCTGGAATTTGCCTGCAATATCAAAACCGATCCTGAAAAGTCTCATGAAAAATGTGAAATTGTCCGCGACTGCCATCATCATTCCGATAACAGGATTCGTCATGGTGAATTTCAGCATCTGATTGTATTCCCTGGAAAGCTCTACAGCCTTTTTTCTGTCTGCATAATCTCTTCTGGCCGAGCCCCTTATGCACAGCGCCTTGAGATTTTTGCTGCCCATCACAGCCCCGAGCCCGCTTCTGGCCGCTATCCTGCCCCTGTCACAGACAATGCCGGAAAAAAGAACTTTATTTTCTCCGCCTTTACCTATTACAGCAACCTTAAATCCATTTCCGTGTTTTGAAATAAGGCTTTCCTCGGCTTCAACAACATCTTTTCCCCAGATGTCCGAAGCATCGCAAAGTTCTTTTTTATCATTATTTATCAACAGATAGACCGGCTTATCGGATGCCCCTGTAAAAAATATGGCGTCATAGCCTGCCTGTTTAATGACCGGTCCGAAATGTCCGCCTGAATTTGCATCTCCCCATCCTCCGGTCAGCGGACTCTTGCCGCAGACCATGTAACGGCCGGTGAAAGGAGCCGGGGTGCCTGTGAAAAGCCCGGGGCAAAAACCAAGGATATTATCGGGACCGAGAGGGTCGCAGCCCGCTTTCATTCTGGAATAGATGTAGTATGCGCCCAGCCCGTAACCGCCAAGATGTTTTCTGTAGATTTCCTCGGGCGGCGCTTCCTCGGTAAAAGTCCCGGACGATAGATCCACCCAGAGAATCCTGCCCATGTAACCGTTCGGCATTTACGATTCCTCACCTAGACCCTCTCCATTAACAGGGAGAGGGTCTGGATATATTAGAAGTTGTAGGTAGCCATAATGCTAAATTCATCCCTCCTGTCCATCATGCCGAGAGTGCCTGAATAATTGTTTGCCCCTGAGAAAAAATAATTGATTTCAAAATCCCAGTTCCTGTAAGTATATGCAACAGACGGTATGAAAACCAGAGACTGCGGTTCAAGTTCATACATCACGACAAGCTGCGGTGCAAGGTTTGCGGTCAGGTACGAAAGCCTTGTAATTAATATAAAAGTGTTCGAATATTCCGGATAATAAACAACATCAAACTGACCGTCGAAGTCATCATCCCATGGTTCGTACCACGGTTCAAGCAGATGGTCTTTTTTCCATCCGAGTATCTTGCTGCCGACATATTCGAGTTTGAACATCACATCATCACTGGGAATGATATCAGAAATGACAGGGATATGTTTTTTCGGTGCAAGCCATGAGAAATTGTAGAACTTGTCTATTCCGATACCGTATTTTATCACATCGTATTTTTCTACTTCGCCTGTGGAAAACGGCAGAATCATTTTATCTATGTTTTCAAGGTCTTTTTTGTAGAATGTGTTTAGAAACCATACCACGTCGTGAGGCTGTCCATCAAAGTATATTGTTATTTTGGGGTTGAACTGGTCCACCATATCCGAAAGCTTGCCCGGCGTCATATACGGTACCTGCGAAAAATATGCGAACTCGCCTCTGAATACGGTGTTTATTGCTTCCATCTGGTAGTTGAAGCTGCCTCCATAAACGTTGACATTATCACGTGTAAGATCCACTTCAAGCAGTTGTCCTCCAAGTATCGAACCCATGGGGTTCTTGGGATTCACCTGTGTTATATCATAGATGACAACGGGCTGGAGGGCATCCGAATTGATAACAGCAACCGGAATATCAGAATACATTCTGTAATATACCAGATTCAGATTAAGCCCATGAAATACAAAGCCGGCCTTAAGACCGTATCTGTCGGAATCAATGTCGCTGTTCACCTGGTTCATATTGAGCTTGAGCGATGCCATTGAAAAAGGATTTTTATAATCATCCACAGTATCTCTGCCGATACTGGGCAGAATCGGAGAACCGTCAATCATGGGTTCCTCATAGGTATTGTCAATCTTTCCGGGTACATAATACGCTTCGAAGGACATCGAATCGAAGGGACCCACATAGGCAAACGCATAATTGGCGCGGGCCATCCAGAGCGGTATGCGCCTTTCAAGAAGGTCGACTGCAAGCGATGATGTGTCGAGAGGGTTTTGTCCCTCAAGAATTCTGAGCGTACTCATCTCGCCCCATGCCATAACCTGCTTCCCCAGCCGGCAGAATGCCCCGCCTTTCATAAAATCGACATATGCCATGTACAGATCAACATCCCATTTCAGGTGATTGATCTGGTCACGGTTGTCATAGGTGTAATATCGCCTCTGGTGCTCATAATCTCCAGTTGCCTCTTTCCATTTCTGGTTATAATTTCTGTCAGGGTTGTTTACGTCATAATAATCACCGTCGGTTGTCAGTATCTTTGCGCCGTAATCATATGCTCCGTCGTAAAAAACTCTGCCCTGGAGAAAACACTTCGACTTGAAGCCTTTGCCAAGGTCGCCGAAATCGCCGCTGAATTCAGCAAGCAGAAGATTCCTCTGGCTGATAAGGTCGCCTTTTTCAATGGGAATAGGGTTGTTGACAGGAGTATCCTCCGTGCGCCATGTCGCCTGGGACTTTGCCTTGCCTATCATCTTGTAATTGCCTGATTCGTCAGTCCAGAAGGCATAAGCCTGAGCCTGGACAAGCAGAACAAGAATAAACATCAAAAACATTATTCTAAGTTTTTTCATTTTCAGCCACCTCCTCAGTATTCATTGTGAATAAAACCGGTAAGAAAAGCATGGCGAATATCCCGCCAGATATTGCTGTAACCGCAAATCCCATTATCATGAGCGCCTGGAACCTCATTCCTATGAAGAACCAGGGCAGGCACATCAACAACACGAGTACGGATGCAAAAAGGATTACTCCGGTCTTTCTCCTGTCCAATGCCTTTGAAACAATCACAACAGCTGCGCCTGTTCCTGTCGCCGCCACTGCTGCAAATGGCATGGAAAGAGGTATCCCCATGAATAACAGCTTCATTGAAACCGTCATCCCGGAAATCATCACAATGACAGAATAAAAAACGCCCGTTTTTAATGAGCGGAACAGGAGTATTGAAAGGATCAGAATTATTGCCGCCATTGCCGCAAGTATTACCTTGAAGCTGCCTTCAATCCCGTCATTTATCAGTTTTGTCATGCCGAGCATACTGCCGCCAAGGGAGAATGTAACTGATTCAGACGGATGAGCATCGATATATTCCTGCATCAGTTTTGCATATTCGTTGATGCTTTCTCTATCCCTGTAAGGGAAAAACGGCGAGATTGTCGCTTGCGTATATGAAGAGTCAATGAATTCCTTTACATCGCTGTTTTCGGTCACCGTACCGCCCAGGCCTTTTCCTTCCCGGTCAGTTTCGGGCAGCGTCTGCCACTTCGGGCTGCCGTCGCTCATGGTGTAACGGGCCATCTCAATCATATAATCAAATGCAATTGAGTCCTTGGCCCCTGAACGGTATTTCAGGAAATTGCTGAAAGCGCTTATATCCTGAAGGGCTTCCGGTTTGCACAGACCGCCTTCTTCCTTTGCCTTCACATAGACAAGGAGTTGATTAGGACCCATGAATTTTTCCGTAAAGAGATTGAAAGCCTTGTTCCATTGATTAGTGCACCATAGATAAGAAGACCCCGGGATGTTGTCTCCAGACTTGTTTGAATAGACCGAGAAGACGCCAAGGGCGAACAATGCTATAAGAACAGCAATTGCCAGGTATTTTATTCCTCCTGTCGGTGAAAGCGCCGAGGAAATCCCTTCCCAGGAGCGCGGCTTATTTTGAGGCTGAGGCAGGATCGAGGCAATCGCAGGCACGGCGAGGCATGTAACAGCAAGCACCATCAAAAGACTGATCGCACCAATAATGCCTAACTCTCTTAAAATCATAACCTTTGCAGCCAAAAGCGCGAGAAATGATATCGCTGCTATAGCCAGACCGGCAGGGACCTTTCCCCATGATGCAATGACAGCCGATATCCTGTCGCTTCCCTCTGATACGGCCCTGTAGTAACCGTCCATGACCAGCACCGAAGCCGCCACACTCGTTATTGCAATTGTCAGCGGGAACAGGACCGCCATCGGATTCAAGCTTCTTCCGAGAAGGCTGAAGAGGCCGAGTCCGGCTCCTGCGGGGAATATCATTGCTATTATCGAGATAAGCACAGACTGCCAGCTCCTGAAATAGACTGCCACCATTGCTATCATCAGGACAAACATCAACCCGCCTGCAACAGGCATCTGTGTCATGCCCATCCTTGTCATGTCGGCCTTTATGACCTCTTCACCCATGAACAGAAGCTCGTAATTCTTATCATTCACTTTTTTCTTCAGTTCATCGAGTTTCTTCATCAGCTTCGGGTCGAATTCGCCCTCTGCATCAGCCTTGTATTTTTCAAATGTCCTGCCGGCCTTTTGTTTGTCATCGAGCAGCTGCCACGCAGACTGGGCCGTCTGCTCCACGCTCATGAAGTTTGCCGTGATCATAACCGCCTTGCCGTCATAGGATACATACTTGCCTGGTCCCATCGGGTTTGTGGCGACTCTTTCCTTGAGTTCTTCAAACTGTGCCGGGGTTTCCGGCCAGGTGCTTCCCATGACCGATGCGATGTTAAGGCCGTTTGCAGTGAATATATAATTGTCCATCCCCTTTGTAAGCGAGGTAACCGAGGTCGGATTTATTACCTCGCAGTCCATAAGGGCTTTTGTTATTTCATCTATTTTATTGATCGCAACGGTATTGTAGATGTCGCCGTTTTTCGCTTTAAGCAGGCAGACAAGCATATTGGTTCTGGGGGCCATTTTTTCAATAGGCTTGAGACCATTCAGGAAAGGGTGCCCGTCAGGGTACATGCTTGCCATAGGGTCTTCGTCAAGTTTTACATCCTTAAGAAATACCATGCAAAGGGCGCATGCGATCAAAACCGCAGCAAAGACAGGAATCCTGAACTGGTAAATCAATGCGCCGAGCACTGCCTTAACCGGAGTATTGTTCTCTTTCATCACTGAACCTCCGGGATCACAGGGATCTGCCATGAGACATTCCCGTTTTCATAAACACCTGTTATTCCGTACTGGCCTGTAATGAGGCCTTTTGTGCCTGAAGGGGTACGTCTGAGATCCACTCCCGACAGCCAGGCCCGTTTCAAAATTTCCGGAATACCAATCTTTTTCCATGTCGCGCCTGCATCTGATGAGACAATAACTGTTCCGGCTGAACCCACGGCAAGACCGGTCCGGCCTTCAAGGTCTATGCCGAATATTTCAGGCTCATGTACTACGGTGTCAGTTTCAGCCCAGGTCAGGGCATTGTCTTCAGACAATAAAATCGCCATATCGACTCCGGCCGCGGCAAGCCCCCCTCCTGCTCCACCGGCCAATGTAAATATTGTCCTGCCGACCTGATTTTCAGAATCATACAATGGTGACTTTATTTCAGCCCACGACTTCCCTGCATCTTTTGTCAGAAAAATCCTTCCCATGTAGCCTGCAACACAGATCGTGTCTGCATCGATCATTTTAACCCCGAAGAGGTTGAATCCCGCAGCCGGGGGCTGTCCTTCCTTTGCCTGTTCTTCTCCCGGACGGGATGCCTTGATCCATGTTGCGCCGCCGTCCTGAGTAATAATCACGGTCGAGTCAGCGCCCGTTGCACATGCATTTAATGCGTCAAGGGCATGTATTCCGAGCAGGGAAACTTCAACTCCCGACCTCTGGGCCGTCCAGGTTTTCCCTCCGTCTGTCGTGTGCAGTATTACCCCTGACTGGCCAACAGCCCATCCGCTTTTATCATCGCTCATGCTCAGATCAAGAAGAGCAGCCCTTGTCGGCGTCTGAATTTCATGCCAGGTTTTTCCCGCATCTGCACTCAGATATGCTTTTCCGAGATCTCCAACGACAAGCATGTCTGTTTCAGTCAGCACGGCACCCGCAAACAGGTTTGATTCAATCTGATTTCTCACAATCACGGCCGTTTTCTGATGCGGCCTTGCCAGTAAGACTGCAATAGAAACGGCTACAGCAACCGCAATCAGCACGATAAGTATATTTCCCGCTTTCTTCATAATCAATGCCTCATGCCATCATGTCTGAAAGGCTTCTGATTTTTTCCACAACTTCCACAGGGACTTCGGGTGGTGTTATGCCCAGAGACCTACAGGCCAGAAGCGTTTTGGATGTAGTTTCTATCACTTCGGTCGTATCGGCAGCACGCCTTAGCGACGGCCCGGCAACTATCAGCCCGTGGTTTCTCAATACTACTGCGGAACCGGCTCCTATTGCCGCTCCCACTGCATCGGCAAGCTCCTTTGAACCGGGCATGATGAAAGGTACGACCGGAAGATCTGGAATAAATGCGGCCTCCGTGTTTATCGGCCTGAAAGGTGTGCCTGTCATATCAAGGATGGTAGCCATCGGCGGATGGGAATGGATCACGGCATTAACCTCGGGCCTGAACCTGTATATGGCCGCATGCATATGTCGCTCCGAAGACGCGGGATATCCGCAGTCATCGAGAGTCTTGCCGTTGATATCTATCCTTACCATCATATCCGGCTGGAGATCGCCTTTGAATATATGCGAAGGCGTGATCCAGAGCTCATCCGGTTTTCCCGGAATGCGGACGCTCAGATTTCCGCCGGTGGCAGTGATCAGCCCTAAGGCATAAAGTTCGTTTGTCACTTTCAGGAGGTCGTCCCTGATATCGCCGACCTTGATGATGGCAGGCGCACCGATTACGGCACCCTGTATCGCTGAAGCCGGTTTTGGTTCATTGGTTTTGCCGATCTTTGTCAGGTCACCGGGGTCTCCGATCTCGGTTCTTGCTTCCTGATAAAGCCTCATCATATCCTTTTGAATCTGCTGAAATGTCATTGCCTTTGCGGTGTCGCCGCTGAATGAAAGCTTGCCGCTCATCGCCGCATCCATACCGCTCACCCTGCCGGTGAACATGCCATCGAGTATGTCGGCCTTCATCTTGAGCACGACATCGGCCTCTGCCGGTTCAACCGCCTCGGCCTTGACCTCTCCTTCCCTGAAGAGCATGTAGAAAGGCAGCCCAAGGTCAGTCAATATAAAGAGCATGACTACATCCTTATCTGCTGCAAAATTCTTGATCTCGGCATCCGCTTCGATCAGAGAAGTGAATGACGTTATTATCTTGAGCATATGCTCCCTGATTGCTTCATCTGCCGCGGAAATATCGGCTTTACATGAAGAAACAGCCTGCTTCTGCCTCTTGCCGCCAGCCTCAAGGTCGGTAACAGAGGCGCCAGGTTTCTTGATGAGCTTTTCCAGCACTTCCGCTGCCGGCTTCTTTGATTTTTCAGTCCAGCAGAATTCGTTCAGGGCTTCAGGGTTAAGGAGACACTGCGGTCTGCCGCCCTTCAAAAGAGTTGTTACGGCATTAACCGCGCTCCTCCCCTGATGGACAGCCACCTCGACCGTGTTTCCTCCTATATGCGGAGTGGCGATAACATTGGGCATGTTGACAAGAGGGTCGTCGGCTGCAGGAGGCTCCACATTAAAAACATCGAGTGCTGCCCCTGCCAGCTTTCCTGCTTTCAATGCATCAAGCAACGCATCATAATCCACGAGAGCGGCTCTTGCCGTGTTAACAAGGCAGGCCCCGTCTTTCATTTTACTCAAAACTTCAGCGTTTATTATCGACCTTGTGCCATCCGTGACAGGAGCATGCAGGCTAACGACATCGCTTGATGAGATCAGCTCATCCAGCTCAACCTTTTTCGCCCCGGCGACAACTGCCTTTTCAGCGCTGACATACGGGTCATATGCAAGCAGCGTGGCGCCGAAAGATTTCAGCCTTTTTGCAGTCTCCTTCCCGACTGCGCCAAGGCCGACAAGACCTATGGTAAGCCCTGCAAGTTCGCGGCCCTGGAATGCGTCATGCGCCATGCCCATTCGTCCCATGTCCCCCGCTTCGCCACCCGGTTCACGGATGAAGGCGTCCGCAGGGATTATCTTCCTGGCAAGATTCAGTATATACGCCGTCGTAAGGTCGGCTACCGCCAGGGCATTTCGCCCGGGGGTGTTGACCACCGGTATGCCGAATTCGGTAGCGGCCTTTATGTCGATATTAACAGGATCAGCACGGCAGACCACGATCATCCTTAAATCGGGCAGCTTTGCAAGCGATTTGGCGTCGACCACGTCGACCTCGGTTATGAATATATTCACACCTGCAAGCGCCTTGACAAGGTCATCGCCAGTAAGCAGTCTTCTTGCCTCCCGGTAGCTTGCATATTCAACGGAACCTAAAGCTTTCAGTGCCTCCAGCGACTCCTCATCGATTTCCGCGGAGACAAAAATCCTGGGCCTGAACGAGAGGTCTGTCCTGGCCTCGCTCGTCTCTGCCGTGCCCATTATCGCATTGAGCACGATCCCGCCTGTAACGCTGTCCAGCTGCTTTGCAGGCGCCAGCAGGCCTGTCCAGCCCTGATAGAGCCCCTGGTATTTCGCCGAACTGCCCGAGGGAGCATGCTCACGGATGACTCTGCCCAGTTTTGAAGCACCTTCTTCGAGGCTTTTGTAAACGCCGGCCCCGACACCTGCTGCGATAGTAGCGCCGAGGCATGTCGCCTGAGGGTTCGCCACACCTATGGCCGTATTCATGACATCCGAGAGCATCTGCGTGAATATCCCTGATTGCGTCAGTCCTCCGGTCACCCGTATTTCCTTCGGCGGATTTCCAGACACGCGGGTTATCGATTCGATGTTCGCCCTCAACGCAAAGGCCATACCTTCCACTATTGAACGCGCCGTATCAGACCTTCCCGAACCCTTGAGCAGGCTCATGTACGAGACTGACAGATTGCCCATCGGCACTCCGAGGTCACTGCCGTTGAAGACCTGTGCGCCCAGAGTCGAAACAAGGCCATTGGAGCCCGGAGCCGCCTGCGCGGCCTCCGCCATCATGACTTCTGCGGCGTTGTCTCTGTCGGGGGCCATTATCCCGGCAAAAAGTTCGAGCGTTGTCCCCATTGGCCCCGAGTTGCTTTCAAGCACATACTGGCCGGGCAAAAGGCCCAGTCCTGTCCACAGCTTGTTTTCCGGGTCGATGAGAGGTTTTTCCGATATCATCATGAGAGGAACGGTTGTGCCAGCTATTATTCCGAGCTGCCCTGGGACTGTCACCCCCGAGCCCAAAAGCCCGCACTGTGTATCGCTGCCGCCTGCTGAGACTGGTATTCCTGCAGTAAGTCCCAGATGCTGCGCGGCCGTTTCTCCAAGAGTGCCGATAACCTCCCCGCTGTTTACAACCTTCGGGAATATCGAGAATGGCAGGCCGTAGGAATCTATAAGGGGCTTGGACCATTGTCTTTTATTGATGTCATATGCCATTGACTCGGCGGCCAGAGAGGCCTCGATCACTGCATTGCCTGTAAGTTTGAAACCTATCCAGTCAGCCACTGAGAGATAGGCTGATGCCTTTAAAAAGGCATCCGGCATATTGGCTTGCATCCACTTGAGCCTGCATGCGGCAAAAACAGGGCATGGCCATCGACCGGTAATTTCATAAAGTTCCCTGCCCCGCTCGACAACAAGGGTGATCGATTCCATTGCCGCACGGGCGTCCACTGCCGGCGATGCCATCAGGGGGTTGCCCTCATCGTCAATCACCACTATGCCATGGCGCATTGATGTAGTTGC of the Desulfomonilia bacterium genome contains:
- a CDS encoding galactosyldiacylglycerol synthase, translating into MIKLYNKDNNSFIGTITEEDLLLLEKVLVEESETDTDYFINPDTIDLIEDSNASPELISLLRSAVGQSDGIEISWKKR
- a CDS encoding YCF48-related protein, coding for MKKAGNILIVLIAVAVAVSIAVLLARPHQKTAVIVRNQIESNLFAGAVLTETDMLVVGDLGKAYLSADAGKTWHEIQTPTRAALLDLSMSDDKSGWAVGQSGVILHTTDGGKTWTAQRSGVEVSLLGIHALDALNACATGADSTVIITQDGGATWIKASRPGEEQAKEGQPPAAGFNLFGVKMIDADTICVAGYMGRIFLTKDAGKSWAEIKSPLYDSENQVGRTIFTLAGGAGGGLAAAGVDMAILLSEDNALTWAETDTVVHEPEIFGIDLEGRTGLAVGSAGTVIVSSDAGATWKKIGIPEILKRAWLSGVDLRRTPSGTKGLITGQYGITGVYENGNVSWQIPVIPEVQ
- a CDS encoding 4Fe-4S binding protein, whose product is MEKEIVADETYKKLACVLDTLPNGFPETKSGVEIKLLKKIFTPEQAGLFCELRLTMETAAEIASRTGRDLSQTSELLETMRRDGQVFSINFEDTRWYKMMPWVFGIFEFQLHRLDKEMAELADEFEEYSKQFFSIRPQLMQVLPVEEDIPSIQTALPWERVSSIIEHGQSFRIMDCICKKKKSLLGKPCDRTVRVCMAIAPVPGIFENDEQGRVISREEAYSILKKSEEEALVHLTANTQFGQFYICNCCSCCCGILGSIERYGIPASSVVNSQYYAEIDQGTCTGCGICASERCQVRAIEEGDSFKVIRDRCIGCGLCISTCPSFAIKLVRKPEVEISIPPITENEWFEERGKNRGVDFSRFK
- a CDS encoding DUF1302 family protein — its product is MKKLRIMFLMFILVLLVQAQAYAFWTDESGNYKMIGKAKSQATWRTEDTPVNNPIPIEKGDLISQRNLLLAEFSGDFGDLGKGFKSKCFLQGRVFYDGAYDYGAKILTTDGDYYDVNNPDRNYNQKWKEATGDYEHQRRYYTYDNRDQINHLKWDVDLYMAYVDFMKGGAFCRLGKQVMAWGEMSTLRILEGQNPLDTSSLAVDLLERRIPLWMARANYAFAYVGPFDSMSFEAYYVPGKIDNTYEEPMIDGSPILPSIGRDTVDDYKNPFSMASLKLNMNQVNSDIDSDRYGLKAGFVFHGLNLNLVYYRMYSDIPVAVINSDALQPVVIYDITQVNPKNPMGSILGGQLLEVDLTRDNVNVYGGSFNYQMEAINTVFRGEFAYFSQVPYMTPGKLSDMVDQFNPKITIYFDGQPHDVVWFLNTFYKKDLENIDKMILPFSTGEVEKYDVIKYGIGIDKFYNFSWLAPKKHIPVISDIIPSDDVMFKLEYVGSKILGWKKDHLLEPWYEPWDDDFDGQFDVVYYPEYSNTFILITRLSYLTANLAPQLVVMYELEPQSLVFIPSVAYTYRNWDFEINYFFSGANNYSGTLGMMDRRDEFSIMATYNF
- a CDS encoding aldehyde ferredoxin oxidoreductase family protein, which encodes MPNGYMGRILWVDLSSGTFTEEAPPEEIYRKHLGGYGLGAYYIYSRMKAGCDPLGPDNILGFCPGLFTGTPAPFTGRYMVCGKSPLTGGWGDANSGGHFGPVIKQAGYDAIFFTGASDKPVYLLINNDKKELCDASDIWGKDVVEAEESLISKHGNGFKVAVIGKGGENKVLFSGIVCDRGRIAARSGLGAVMGSKNLKALCIRGSARRDYADRKKAVELSREYNQMLKFTMTNPVIGMMMAVADNFTFFMRLFRIGFDIAGKFQAFAPLLFRYFLHRWGTPFATVISHETGDTPIKNYAGDVKDFKKKISRKLNKNASLPYRTKAYGCFGCPVQCGAILTVPQLHYHEKETHRPEYETIAAFGGLILNSDFKVIMEINEYLNREGVDSISAGGVVAYTIECVEKGLLAKEDFRCRDFPEGFLPGWGKAETILPLLRLIVNREGIGDLLANGSKAASKIIAGSEEFAVTSGGQELPMHDARKMPGLMLTYAADPTPGRHTAGGVDFILMGSANRFAKGIKFKTGKDPEAKGEGQARAVKFKQAFNSLGFCEFSVWCGMYPLWEMFSAITGWDITPEELLETGWRIQTLRQLFNDREGALKIDVNMRALGIPPRKDGVHKNVTIDIIPFIKAYYRHIGFDEDGKPDKRTIEKLGLI